In Pongo abelii isolate AG06213 chromosome 15, NHGRI_mPonAbe1-v2.0_pri, whole genome shotgun sequence, a single window of DNA contains:
- the KCNK13 gene encoding potassium channel subfamily K member 13, translating to MTTPATVGGKIFLIFYGLVGCSSTILFFNLFLERLITIIAYIMKSCHQRQLRRRGALPQESLKDAGQYEVDSLAGWKPSVYYVMLILCTASVLISCCASAMYTPIEGWSYFDSLYFCFVAFSTIGFGDLVSSQNAHYESQGLYRFANFVFILMGVCCIYSLFNVISILIKQSLNWILRKMDSGCCPQCQRGLLQSRRNVVMPGSVRNRCNISIETDGVAESDTDGRRLSGEMISMKDLLAANKASLAILQKQLSEMANGCPHQTSTLARDNEFSGGVGAFAIMNNRLAETSGDR from the coding sequence ATGACAACTCCAGCGACAGTAGGAGGAAAAATCTTTCTGATCTTTTACGGCCTTGTTGGGTGTTCCAGCACCATCTTGTTCTTCAACCTCTTCCTGGAACGCCTGATCACCATCATCGCCTACATCATGAAGTCGTGCCACCAGCGGCAGCTCCGGAGACGAGGGGCCCTGCCCCAGGAGAGCCTGAAGGATGCAGGGCAGTACGAGGTGGACAGCCTGGCCGGCTGGAAGCCCTCTGTGTACTATGTCATGCTGATCCTATGCACGGCCTCTGTCCTCATCTCCTGCTGCGCCTCAGCCATGTACACCCCCATTGAAGGCTGGAGCTACTTTGACTCACTCTACTTTTGTTTCGTGGCTTTCAGCACCATTGGCTTTGGGGACCTGGTCAGCAGCCAGAACGCCCACTATGAGAGCCAAGGCCTCTATCGCTTTGCCAACTTCGTCTTCATCCTCATGGGTGTCTGCTGCATCTACTCCCTGTTCAATGTCATCTCTATCCTCATCAAACAGTCCTTGAACTGGATCCTGAGGAAAATGGACAGCGGGTGCTGCCCGCAATGCCAGAGAGGACTCTTGCAATCACGCAGGAATGTGGTGATGCCAGGCAGTGTCCGGAACCGCTGCAACATCTCCATAGAGACAGACGGAGTGGCAGAAAGTGACACGGATGGGCGCCGGCTCTCAGGGGAGATGATCTCCATGAAGGATTTGCTGGCAGCCAACAAGGCCTCGTTGGCCATCCTGCAGAAGCAACTGTCTGAGATGGCCAACGGCTGCCCCCACCAGACCAGCACACTGGCCCGGGACAATGAATTCTCAGGGGGGGTGGGAGCCTTTGCAATCATGAACAACAGGTTGGCAGAGACCAGCGGGGACAGGTAG